In Lathyrus oleraceus cultivar Zhongwan6 chromosome 2, CAAS_Psat_ZW6_1.0, whole genome shotgun sequence, the DNA window ATCAACCGAGTCTAGTTGTGCATTTTAGTGTTGTTGCATTAGGAAACATGTCAACATTGTTGGAAATGGTATGGAAAATATTTGTGCATCAAAATATTGTGTTGAGTATGAAAAATatggttttaagtgaaaaatCCTCATTATAGGTTGACACATATGACTACAAGTTGACCTATAGATGGCTTTTTTAAACTTTAGATCGACACATAGATGGTACAGGTCTACATGTACGGTGCAGTATTAAAGTCTGTAGCTTCTGTCTCATGTGTTGAGTCCTCAGATCGACCTATAGGCAGCACATAACCTTACAGGTCAACACATGCTTCCAAACAAGTCGACAAATGACTTgaataggtcgacacatgactcGTATAGGTTGATCTATTAATTAAAGTTTTTTTGAAAAATTGCATTTGTTTCCATTCCTTTTGCTTCTTATGAGTCTTACACATATATATGATTGgtacatgcatcattctctagtaaggaTTTCTAaagtgagtaaaacctacatgaatccaggatttcaaagcatttCATCATCTTTAATTCAATCTATGCACACACACAATCAAACTAtacataatcattttttgattgggtgccatctagattatgattgataacgtccaattaggtttgttgcatcgagaatattgggttgagatctttgagggattcaaatcaTAAAATCGAGGTGGGGTTTTacttcaagatctttagggtttgaaggttttggacaagattgtgaaatttggatccgatcgagtgaacACCTTGGGACTAGGTGTATCGTACAAGGGAGTAGCGTGAAATAGTGGATCgtgttgacaaatcttgggttcaacaagtgtgcgcttgggattaattcagtcGGGTGAAATCCTTAAGACAAGGAGGtcgtgcaaggaagtagcaacaacaaGTGAATTGAAGAAGCATTGTTGGTTATATGATCATGCGTTTGGGATTAATTCAATCGGGTGAGAGCCTTGGGACAATGGGTGCcttgcaaggaagtagcaacaacaggtgtgaagctacgcgaaaaatacagagtcgccgtcggtttttatttattccaaaggaatgggaaaatatcgagaaaatCCCAAAGAATGGTAATCGTAACCACGTACAGGTTCGGAAGTCGtttatgcaaggggaaggtattagcacccttcacatccatggtactccatgggaaccatctaggatgtttgcgcttacgtggatgttgtttatcgaatgtttgcttaccaaaggtttgcggagtggaggtagattttaaattagtgtgctcgccaaggattgggtcCTTGTGtctacgtatgcccacttgttgaagtgggaaatcagagccccgtagttcgtggatttaaaaatgtttgtttgttttgttgattttattaccttgaagaagggttttcgattgtgtcgccctaaggctcaaacaaaaggtttgaatgcgttgagttgtttttaggttttgagaaagtgttattgacttcggattgcactaaagactatggataaatGTGAGTATCTCGAACTACCAAGCCAAACGTCTTCTGTTCAAGATATTCAGAacgagtgtaggaaagctccattctcatcccttctttaccacttaaggctcgtgacgtacAATCATAATCGTATTTATTGtgtttttgagtttgatttggaaaaattccgtttgacgttggatcaagagtttgtttattgtttgatttaaaaaagaccgcttgacgttggatcaagggtttgtttattgattttgatttggtgaccgttcctaatgcctaaggaATAGCTATCAAGCAATAAAAGATAAAAAAACGAGTAAAACATACATCTGAAAGGGGAGAAGGGTACACgtaaagtacaagggagtgcGAAAATAGAAGTCATTCAAGTGAAAGTTAATTCTAAAATCTAAACTCTATCTAAACATGAATTAAAACCAGAAATAACCACATGAGAAATAACAAGATGCAACAACCTAAGTTAATAGATCGATTAGAAAATCACTACAAGTCCTAAAACTAAGGGAGCATGCAAGATTAGCCTACTTTTAAGTCTAGGGGTAAAATTGTCATTTTCATATCTCTAATTAAACTTTTAACTATGAGATTTTAATCTAAAGTCAATTGAATTCTAAACTAAATGTAATTATTCTAAAATTTCTAATAATCCTAATTACATCTAATCCTAAAGTTATTTACTTCTAATGGTTTCTAAAAATCTATTACACTAATCTAAACATTTTAATAAACCTAAATTCCTAATTATTTCTAATGTTTCtaattaaaaatctaaatttaatATTGCTAATTAATTTCTAAAAATCTATTTAGACTAATCCtaaaattattttattctaaTATTTCTAAAAAGTCGATTACACTAATCTaaacattttctaaacatttTTCCTAATTAAAATTCTATAACTAAGCAAATCCAAAATTCTAATTACTTAATATTTCTAATTATATTTCTAATAATATCTAATTAAAATCCATACCTAATTAACTCTAAAATTAATCTAACCCTAATATTAATTTAATCATCATAATAATCCTAAAATTAACTTAAAGTAAACCTCATTAATCCTAGGATCTAATTAAATTAAGACCTAATCAATAACCTTTACCATAACTAAGTAAAGGGATCAGAAATGGAAGTTGGGCCTTGGGAATAAGGATTAGGCCCGTATTTTTCCATAATCGGCCAGGAGGTGCGAAAAGGAATTGAGGGATACGTAGGAACCAAAACATGCTTGGGCCTAGGCCCAAGACGCCAAGTACCAAACCCAGAGTGAAACTTCACGTTGGGATCATGCTTATTTGAAACGAAGGATAGGTCGAAACGGCGCCATCGACGGCCAAAACACACGGCGCTACCGTCTCCGCTTCGTCTTTGATTCACCGGTCGTAATATTCCAAGTTCCGAACACAATAATTTCATGGCGTTGGTTGTTCCAAAGTGTTCGTCGATGTGGAATTGATATGAAAAATGGATGATTGCATTCGCATCGTGATGAAGAATTGTGTTTGAGTCGCGACGAAGTGCGAAAATGGAATGACGAGATTGAATAAAAAAGGAACTCACCGAATCAAAACCGGTATGGAATTCTCTCTCTGGTCGCGTCCTCTCCTCCTTCCTCCGTGCTATCACTTTTGTTGCAAATGTTCACTTGCGTTTCGCGTTGTCGTTGGACGAAACGTTGCGCGGTTGTGAGAATCTAGAATGGTAGCTTCGTCGTCAACATGTATCGAGCTCCTCCTTTTCTTGTGATTCTGTTTTCAATTTTTGTTATGTTATCCGCTTATGTGTCTATGGATTCCGTTGATGCGGTGTAGGAGCCGCATATTGGAGGTTCGTGTTGGAAGCGGTTGAAGGTGAGGTTGAGTTTGAGAGTGAGGTTTGAAAATTAAGAGGGAAATCGAGAGAGTGGAATGGAAAGTGGTGATTGCTTCTTATAGCGTGAGAGAGTAACAGAAGTTGCTTCATGTCTAGCTACAGGTGAAAATACTTCAAAGTAATCTAGtccaggtttctgtagaaatcctctagCTACTAGCCTTGATTTGTGTTTGCTAATTGATCCACCTAGATTTAGTTTAACCTTTTAAACCCATCTGATACTGATGGatttcttgttctttggaagctcactcaactctcaagttttgtttctttctatagcctcaagttcttctttcatggtCTTTAGTCGCACTTTCTTCTTAAGAGTTACTTCTATTCTTACTGGTTTAGAGTCTACCAACATGCCACACTGAATGATTTCCCCTTCAAATTCTATCTCAATATCTTGCAACATATCAAACTCTACAAATATTCTTGGTATTTGTatgattctttgtggtctctgaacttgtgCAAAATCTTCTTCAGATGTTGGAACAATATCAGAGGTTGGACTACCTTCAGAGTCTTGACTACCTTCAGAGGCATTATTACCACCAAAGTCTTGATCATCATCAAAATCTGGATAGAATCAGACTCACCTTCAAAGTCTTCCTCAACATCAGAGTCGCGTTTAAACTCTGACTCATCTTCTGAATCTTCTTCAGACTCAAAATCTCCTTCAGAGACAAATTCTTCTTCAGAGTCTgaaatatcttcagaagttaatCAGGTGTTAACACTGcaccagagttggattgagacttgtTCCAATCCCATGCTTCATTTTCCTTCACATTGACATCTCTTCTGAATTCAACTTTGCTAATGACAGGACAATAGAGCTTATAAGCAAATGTAATGTGGTACGCTACAAGCAACATGACTCTGCTTTTGTcatccaacttccttctcttagcatctgggacatgtttataacaaacataaccaaacaccttcagatggatcacactttgcttatctccagtccatTTCTCAAAAGGAACTATTACTTCAACTTCTTGGTTGGACATCTATTGAGCACATatgttgcagtggcaacagcttctccccacaAGGTGTAAGGtagcttcttctccttcagcatgctccttgtcatatcaagaaaagttttgtttcttctttcagcaagaccattgtattgaggagtgtatggagcagtaacctcatgctcaattcaTTTCTCCTCACATAACCTTTTGAACTCTGTAGAGTTGTACTCACCTCCACCACCAGTTCTGAGATTTTTTAGCTTTTGATTACTCTGTTTTTCAGCCTTCACCTTGAACTTCTGAAACTCGGCAAACACTTTATGCTTAAACTTTGTGAGTTCTACCCATGTCATTCTTGCAAACTCATTCACAAATGACATAAATTACTTATTTActccaagtgaaggtacttcAAATTGTCCACATACATCCGAATGCACTACTCCCAAAGCATGTTTTTCTCTTGGAGCTACTTCTGATGCAAATGGCAATCTAGGTTTCTTACCTTTAATGCATATCTCACGTGACTTATTAGGCTTCAAAATCTTAGGAATGACATGTACCATATTCTTAGAACTCAGATGCCATAGGCTTCTGAAGTTCAGATGCCACAATCTCTTATGATATAACTCACTGTCACCTTTAGTGCTTGCTGCACTAAGGCACTTAGTTTCAGTTGTTTACACATTCAACTTGAATGTTCCGTTGCTTCCCTATTCAAACTGCATAATCAGCTTCTGATCAaaatcatacaacttcaagagattgTCCTTCATAATAACTGAGAAGCCTTTCTCAATTAGctgacctacactcatcagattgtTTTTCATGTCAGGAACATACCAAACATCCTTGATTAGAATAGTTTTGTCATTCTTCACTCTGAGCTTTAAATTTACCAATCCTTCAACATTTAGATACTTATCATCATCACATCTGATTTTTGTCCTCTTTCAAGAGTTAAAATTAATCATTCATTGTTTGTTTCTAGTTAGGTGATTTGTGCAACCAATGTCTATATCCACCAGTCTACCAAATATCTACCATCAGATTCAGAAGTCGTGAATAACACAAGTTCATCATTAGACTTTCCTCTAGCtatgtttgcttcttctgatttcttttccttttttaaCCAACAGACAACAACAAAGTGAtcaaacttcttacaacagtaacattgaactttcttcttgtcaaacttctcaTTTCCCTTCTGATGTTTCTTTTCATTAGAGTTGGATACTTCTGACTTCTGATAGCCATCACAATGTCTTTTCTTGGCCTTAGACCAAGGTTGCTTCTAATTCTTCTTACCAGAAGACGCCTTCAGAGCATGCTCTACCTCTCTTTCAGAGGTTCTCTTAGTCATATGCAACTCTTATGCCTATAGACTGCTTTGCAGCTCTTtaattctcatggtgctcagatcctTAGATTGTCCAATTActacaacaatgtaatcaaactaaggagtaagtgatctcaataccttttcaatgattacttgttcagAAAGAGTCTCTCCACAAGATTTCATCTTATTTGTGATCAaaatcactctggagatgtaatATGGTATCTTCTCATcattcttcatgttgagattctcatactgcttacgTAGAGACTGAAGTTTCgccttcttcactgatgcatcacctCCGTAGCAACGTACCAATATGTCTCACGCAGTCTTCATCGCCATTGAATCAGcgatcttctcaaacacattcacATCCACACAATGATGAATGTAGAACATAactttctgatccttcttcctcaacTATCTATATGTGTTCCTTTGTTCTTCAGTTGCATCTGCTACAACAACTGCATAACTGTCActgacgagatcaagaacatcttgagcaccaaacaacacacgcatctgaATCATCCATCGATTACAATTCTTTCCATCAAAGACTGGAAGCTTCGTGTTCAAGCTATCGTTTCCACCGTTCATCTTTGATCTTGTGCAAAAATTCACTCATATCTCACTTAACACTCGCGTTTCCCAATCCCCCAGAATTAGAAAATGTGATTCCATTACGATTTCGAACGTAAATTCAACGCGGACTCAAGAAATGGAATTAATCGCATCTCACGTTCATTCGTGTTTCCCTTGATGTTTTCCGTAAACTTGAACAAAAGTTTTAGATACTAATTATTGGTGCACAAGAAGATGAAGATAGAAGAGAtagaagagagagagagagagagagagagagagagagagagagagagagagagagagagagagaaatttCTAACAAATTCTAAAAAgaaaattgaaaattgaaaactatttcttaaaattaatttataaaataatttttaaaattaaaaactAAAACTTATTCGACCAATCCCTTCAAATTTGAGTTTTTACATAACTCAATTTACTTGAATAAAATCAACTCATAAACTAGTACAAAATTGCCACaataaatattattaaaattattatatACATAATTTATATTCTTATACAAAACTATGAATAAtcaatattttaaattttaatttaataataagTTCAGTAAATTAGATAAACATGAAACGATCATAAAAGTACTGAAAAAATATAAGTTTAGTAAAATTCTAAATTTATTAAAAATGAAACTATCCAATAAAATATGAGttgatttttttcaaaatcaaataaaataGGTTAAActcaaataaaatcaaataaaacTACCTTCAAATGTTCAACTCCAATTTTACTCAAATTCGATTTTAAACGCGATATAACTCAAAATCCATACCTAAAACGTAAAATCAGATGATTTTACGAATTAACACTCGATTTTAACAACCATGCCCACACCACTAGTGAATGCAATCAGGGTTATCCATATTTGACAAAGCCAATCGATCATCCTTCAGTTTATACATCCAAAAACAAACCATACAAATAATAAAACCCGAATAAGTAGGCCATAATTTTCTATCCTTTTCATACATAGATTTCTGGTTAAATTTGGAGGGAGAAGTTACTTTCCAAGTAAACAACATGAATGTAACGGGACATCTTAGTATTTGGACAAACCAACATTAACATACATGTAACCGACAGTGCAAATCACAATCCATGTCCCTAACATGACAAACCTCTGACACTGCCATTTTAACTTCAGGCAAACCAAACTGTTACAGTGTATATACATAAAGGCCTTTATTGATATGGATGCAACAAAAAGAGGAAAATGAAATAGGAGTGTGATTTAGAAAGCTAGTTTCATTTCATTAGCCCCTCCAATTATCTTTCCATTTCCTTAACTCTCCTAAAGCTTCAACGGGTGAACTGCGCCCCACCTTCGCCTGCAAATGTTTACATTTACATTTAAGTCATTAACCATCCAGTAAACGTGAATAACCGCGTTTTTATACATATTATATTTATTAACACCTGAAAATTATGGTTAATTACATTCAAACTTGAAGTTGATGACATTCAGTTGTTACTTAATAAGTTGTGACGCCTTGTTATATTCGCTAATCATTCACTAAATGTGATTGATCAAGTATTTGAATTGTGTCGAAAGATGCATAATAACACCACTCTATTTCTTTCCTCATTCCCATTGATAAGGAATCTTAATTTGTTGCACAATTAGAAGAGGAGTTGAAAAGGTTACTAACCTGGATCGCAGGTAGATCAGCCCTCATAAATGGATTGGTTTCCAACTCTTCCTCAATGGTAGAGGGAATTGTCGGTTGGCCAGCTTGCCGCTGATTCTGAGCCCAGGTTAATTTTTGCTGTATCCTTAAATTGTCTGGCTCAACTGTCAGAGCAAACAGCAAGTTCTTTGCTGTGTACTGTAAAACAAAAACAAACTCAGCCTTACTGTGATTCTGTCAAATGGTAGATAGCTCTTAAGTATCACAAAACTAAATACATGTATTTTCAGAAAACCAAAAAAGTGTACTATAAAGAAGACTTAAATATGTTCAGTCCCCCAAAATAGGGTAATTATAGCTTTTAGTCCCTCATAAATTTTTTGTCAGCTTTTGGTTTCTCATTTCTAGAAAAGAGTGATCAAAAGCTAATGAAAAATTTGAAGGTCCAAAACAAATCATTATCCTATTTTGAGTACTAGAAATATAGTCCACTTTAAGCAATTAAAGAATGACAGGATTTAGATTTTCTTGATCAGGATTGCTGTAACAGAATCACAACACAATTTTTACTTGAAATTCTAGGCACAGTAATAGACAAACTCCAGCAAAGGTAAGGAAATAGTATCCATGAACGCATAATGACCCCAACCTCAGCACTCAATTTGTTTGCAGGACTTGAGTGTCGATCGGTTCCATCTTCTTGAAAGTTATATTCATATCAATCACATTCATCATTTAAAATTATATGACCAGTCATCAAAACATTCCCAATAATATTTTTCATTTCATTGATGGGGACTTGGGTATTATTTACCTCATGGCCACAGTAAACTAGAGTTGGCTTTGGTAATGAACTTAATGTTACACTAAGCGACTGATACATTTGTTCTGCAGTTCCTTCAAAAAACTTCCCACAACCAGCAATAAACTGTATAGAAGAAACACAACAAATAAATAAGATTTAAAAGTAATAGCTCTTCAAAATTCATATACATGAAAACTTTCATATATAGAGAATATAAGCCAGAAATCAATCTCATATACTCCAACATAAAGCACTTAGCCCATctttaaatttatttacaagCATTCAATAGAACTACTTATTTCCAGACATGTTTCAAAACAGCTCGTTAAACCGAACAATATTGAGAACTTACCAGTGTATCTCCGGTAAAAACAGCCGGAACCTCATTCTCTTTGCCAGTAACATAATAACTTATGTGACCATTGGTGTGGCTATGAAAGTCAGAAAAATGGTTTAAGTTAAAAAGATAGGTAAAAGGGTGTAGAGAAAAGGCAAAACTGAAACTTAGGTTGAATCACTACATAAAAGAGACAGTATGAAACAATACTAGAGGAATAAGTATTTATAACTAATAATGCACTGAAtgaaattaacaacaacaacCGAAAAGGCCAAGGAAGTAAGACAATATGTTCTGGTTATCTTATAACACAAATATGTAACTTTATTGGTTTTAAACTTATATCATCACATAAGTAGGGCTTAAACTCCAAACAGAGGCCAAGAACAGTTGGCACAACAAGTTGACCAAGCAGTACATAATTAATTCTTTAGCTCAAAGCTTCACGGCAAGAGAAACACAATACAAAAGTTATAGTTTCCCTTGAAAAAGAATTTCGTAACATTTAGCTTACCTAATTACTAACAATATCAGCATTCAAATATTATGTGCGGCAGTTAGCCCTTAGGAAGCTGATGATATCTTCAAAAATCTCCTACTATTTCACTATCATTGATATACAAACGAACACGAGCTAGACTATTTCTTTCTTTCATTATTCTTTATAATGGAGATTACACTATTTTGTTATTTCATTTTAAATGAAGCAAAGACATAGACAAAACATTCAAGTCTCGGTTTATATGTAGTACAATGCACTAATTACAAACCCTCCACTTTTGGACGGGGAAAAAAAGAAAGGGTGTCAAACAAAATCTA includes these proteins:
- the LOC127118614 gene encoding hydroxyacylglutathione hydrolase cytoplasmic, whose amino-acid sequence is MKIFHIPCLEDNYSYLIVDESTKEAAAVDPVEPEKVLQVSNSLGLTLKFVLTTHHHWDHAGGNEKIKELVPGIKVYGGSIDNVKGCTNAVENGDKVHLGADINVLALHTPCHTNGHISYYVTGKENEVPAVFTGDTLFIAGCGKFFEGTAEQMYQSLSVTLSSLPKPTLVYCGHEYTAKNLLFALTVEPDNLRIQQKLTWAQNQRQAGQPTIPSTIEEELETNPFMRADLPAIQAKVGRSSPVEALGELRKWKDNWRG